CGAGGACGGCACCCTGATGGCCCGGATCGAGGGCTCGAGCCTGAACCTGCAGCAGGTCATGGCCTTCTATGACCGCCAGTTCAAGGCCCAGGGCTTTACCCTGGTCAACCCCACCGATACTGGCGCGGGTCTGGACTACGCCCTGACCTACATCTACGAGCGCGGCGCACAGAGCCGGGTGTCGTTCAGCGTGGAAAAGGAGTTCGGCACCTACCGCCTGGTCTGGGACTTCCAGCGCTCCTGAGCTCCAGTTCCAGAATCTTCTGAAGTTCTGAAGTGCCAAAGACAGCGGGCAGCCGATTGCGGGCCGCCCGCTGTCTTTGAAAGGAGGTCAAAATCATGAAGATCAACGGAATGGCCACTGTCCTGTTGCTGGGCAGCCTGGCCCTCGGGCTGGCTGCATGCGACACAGAATCTCAGCAGACCACCACCACACAGACCACCCCGGTAGAGAGGTTGTGGCAAGTTGTTGGCGCTCAGGAAGCGGGAAGCCTGGAAAGGCAGGTGGCCTGAAGTTCAGGCCACCTGCTGTAGCACGTCCCGCCACGTCTCGAAAGCAGCCTGTTGGTGGGAACGCCGGCGGCGAGCGGGAACGGTGGAGCGGGCGGGGTGCTGCAGGTTCGTGATCCGGGCGTGCAGGTCGAGAAATCTTTGCGCCCGTCGTCGGGATCGGAAGCCCCGCTGCGCATGTTCCTGCCGCCGGGTGGGTCGGTGAGACTGCTCAATCAAGTTATTACAGCGCGCCGTTGAGACAACCTGGACGTGCTCCACGGTGTGGAGCACGGGAAGTTCCCGCAGGGCAGCGCCGTAACTCCAGAGCTTATCGGTGTGAATAACCTCTGGCACGTCGTATTCGCCCAGCAGTCGCTGGAAGAACGATCTTGCGGCCTCGGTATCCCGGTGCTCTTGCAAGAAGACGTCCAACACGGCGCCGCGCTCATCGACTGCCCGCCACAACCAGTGCTTGACCCCGCCGATGTCCACGTGCATCTCGTCAAGGTGCCACCGGGAACCCCGACGGGGTTCCCGGTGGCGTAGACCTTGGGCGAACAGGTCGCTGAACTTGATGCACCAGCTACGGATAGACTCGCGGGTGACGCAGATCCCCCGTTCTAGCAGAAGTTCTTCAACATCCCGGTAGCTCAGCGTGAAGCGGTGGTACAGCCACACGGCGTGGCCGATCACGGCGAGGGGAAATCGGTAGCCGCGAAGCTTCTGATCGCTCAGCACCGCGTTACCCTACCTCAACAACTTGCCACAACCGTTGCAATTTCACACGACACGGATGCACCCCGGCTGTGCGCGAAGATTGTGGAGACGAACGGATTTGCACGCTGGAGACAGGCGGTCAGCCGATCAGGAAGCGCTCCTCACCCAGCTTGACCGTGACCTCGATGTCGCCGCCCAGCGCCTGCACGAAGGCGCGCAGGGTCGCCAGCTCGGTCTTCTCCAGGTCACCGCGCTCGATACGCGACACCCGCGACTGCGAGATGCCCAGTCGCCTTGAGAGTTCCTCCTGGTTCAGTCCGGTGGCGCTGCGGACTTCGGCCAGCCGGTGGGCGCGGACCTGGGCCAGCATCGTGCTTTTCAGCCCCGCCACGTACTCTTCATTCACGCGTCCGTCAGCCACGGCCCCAGCGCGTACGGCCTTCCAGTTCTGTGCCTTCATGTCTCCTCCTCGTCGTAGTCCCCGGCCAGCCAGCGCTCGTAGCGCTCTTCGGCCATGGGAATGTGCTGGACGTACCACTCCTTCCAGCGTCCGGCCTTGTCGCCAGCGGTGAGCAGGATGACCTGCCGCCGGGGATCGAAGGCGAACAGGATGCGGATCTCGCTTCTTCCTGCCGAACCCGGCCGTAGCTCCTTGAGATGGGTCAGCCTGGAGCCGCGTAGGGTGTCCACCAACGGCCGCCCCAGGGAGGGACCAGCCTCGGCCAACAGATCCACCGCAGCCGTGACCAGGTCAGCGGTGGTGCCGTCTAGACCCTGGTACCACTCCGTCACTTCGGAGAGCAGGATGACGGTCCAGGGCATGGCACAGTATACCTTCAGCGTCATAGAACTCAAGAGGTCTGTCAGGCTGGCAGCCCTGTTTCATCGGTTCTGGCAAGTTAACCAGCGAAGGGGCGAGTAAGGTCAGTGGCCGTCTGAAGTTCAGACGGCCACGTCAACTGCCTGCTGCCATGCCAGGTGTGTACGGTTCTGGTTCGATCTTCGGAGGTGGGCGGAAACGGTGGTGCGGGTATGCTGCTGCAAGTTCGAGACGCGGGCATGTAAGGCTAGAAATTCCTGCGCCCGTTAAGGGTTTTTGAAGCCGATTTGACTCCGTTCCTGTTGTCGGGTGGAGCGATGAGATTGTTCGATGAGGTTATTGCAGCGCGCCGCCTTGGATGACCTGAATGTGCTCCACAGCGTGGAGCACGGGGAGGGCTCGAATGGCTGCTCCGTAGCTCCAAAGCTTGCCGGTGTGGATCACCTCTGGGACGACGTAGTTCGCCAAGAGCCTTTCGAGAAAGGTCTTCGCTGCCCCTGTATCCCGCTGATCTTGCAGGAGAAGATCCAACACCGCGCCGCATTCGTCGATGGCTCGCCACAACCAGAATTTCTTGCCACTGATCTCGATGCACACCTCATCCAGAAACCACCGGGAACCCCGCCCCTGTTCCCGGTGGCGCAACTCTTCGGTCAAGAGCGGGGCGAACTTGATATTCCACTGACGCAGGGTCTCGTGACTGACGTGAATGCCGCGCTGCTGGAGCAATTTC
This genomic interval from Deinococcus humi contains the following:
- a CDS encoding XRE family transcriptional regulator, whose product is MKAQNWKAVRAGAVADGRVNEEYVAGLKSTMLAQVRAHRLAEVRSATGLNQEELSRRLGISQSRVSRIERGDLEKTELATLRAFVQALGGDIEVTVKLGEERFLIG
- a CDS encoding type II toxin-antitoxin system RelE/ParE family toxin encodes the protein MPWTVILLSEVTEWYQGLDGTTADLVTAAVDLLAEAGPSLGRPLVDTLRGSRLTHLKELRPGSAGRSEIRILFAFDPRRQVILLTAGDKAGRWKEWYVQHIPMAEERYERWLAGDYDEEET
- a CDS encoding IS6 family transposase, with the protein product MLSDQKLRGYRFPLAVIGHAVWLYHRFTLSYRDVEELLLERGICVTRESIRSWCIKFSDLFAQGLRHREPRRGSRWHLDEMHVDIGGVKHWLWRAVDERGAVLDVFLQEHRDTEAARSFFQRLLGEYDVPEVIHTDKLWSYGAALRELPVLHTVEHVQVVSTARCNNLIEQSHRPTRRQEHAQRGFRSRRRAQRFLDLHARITNLQHPARSTVPARRRRSHQQAAFETWRDVLQQVA